The Henningerozyma blattae CBS 6284 chromosome 7, complete genome region AGAACAAAGACAAGAATTATACGATGCCATCGAATTCAGTGATTCAGAACCTTTATTAGATCAAATCCAAATACCAAAAAATagaacaaaattaaaaattactagttttttgaaaaaaggttcattttctataaagaaaaaatctcAAGACAATTGTTTAGGTGAAAtgatttttgaaaattgtGAAGTGGAATTCTTACAAAGACCTGATTCATATGTCGGTTCTtttgaattagataaaTTCAGAGTGGAAGATGGTTCTCCAAATACATTATATAAGCATATTATTAGCATAAAGGATTTTAATGCTTACAATACAACAACACCAACAACCACAACCACAGATGAATCTAATACAAACCAGGGAATAATGGAAAATATCGATGAAGGTATAGATTCTGATATAACAGAACCTTTATTCAAAGTATTATATGAATCAAACCCATTAGATGAATCGGCATCTTCCAAAATGGATCTAAAATTACGTGGTATgtcaattttttatcatgtACATTTTATCACTGAAGTAATGAAATTCTTTAGCCCACAAAAGCAACATATTGAAACAGTAGGTGCCATTATTAATGCTGCTGAAGCAACAATGGAAGGCTGGACAACTCAAAGTAGAATGGGTATTGAAGCATTACTAGAAGAACACAAAACAACAAATATCAATTTCGATTTACAAGCaccattaataattttaccaGTAGACCCACATAAATGGGATACACCTTGCGTAATTATTGATGCTGGCcatattaaaattactaGTGATTTGGTATCAAAGGAAAAATTACAGCTAATGAAAGATATGGATACTGAAGAATATGACAAATTAGATTCAAGTGAAATCGATAGATTAATGTTCGATAGatatcaattatattctCAAGATACTCAAATATTAGTGGGTCCAGATGTTTGTTCTACTTTAGAAAGTTTAAATGGCTCTAATAATGGAATTTCTCTGAATATTTTAGAGAAAATGCAATTAGATTTAACTGTAGATTCATGCATTTTACCAAAGGCTTATAATTTACCTAAAATAAAGACATTTGGTCGTCTTccaaatttgaatataCTTTTGAATGATTatcaatataaaataattatggAATTAATTGACAAGTCAATGCCATCATTTCTTGAATTGGATAATGAAAACGAATTCGCTAACAATAAACCATCAACTGACTTAGATAACGCCATTAAAAAGGAACAGATCCAACTAAGGGAGACGTTAAAGGCCTTAGAGAATATGACTGAAGCTCAAATTGAACAACCAAATTTCGAATTACACCTTGATGTGGGACAATGTTTAATcacttttttcaaatgtattgaaaatgaaacaatGAAATCTGAAAAAATGGTCGATCTCCTGGGTGGTAATTTTTCGTTCAATtggattaaaaaaattaaaggatGGGATATTGACCTTAGTGTTCACTCATTAGACGTACTAgattatattgaaaaaagtggcattgaagaattaaaatatcttgtaTCATCAggatcttcatcttctagTAGTGTGTCCGATCTATTTATCTTGAATTATAAAAGAAGGCAAAGAATTATCCCACACGATGATACATTGATTGGGATATTTGATCAAGATTTAAAGATGAACATGGAACAACTTAAATTGGTGTTAACACCAAGATCAATTCTAacattaatgaattatgCGATTACCACCTTCACAGATCCAACTGCCACCGAACTTCCAGCTGATGCATTGAGACATAATAAAGAAGGTAGTGACGATGCTcctcaaaaattaaattggGAAATAATTATGGCTGGTATTACTTTGGTTTTTAACGATGACTCTACTAAAATATCCACTTTAATTCTATCTGCAGGTGAATACAAATTGTACATGCTTCCAGAGAAAATGAaactaaatttaaaagtagGCGGGCTTGAACTAACAGATGATTTACCAAATGATCATAGAAGAAATTTCAGCTCTGACAAATTAATTAGTATGAGCGATCaagatttaattgaatttagCTACGAAGTTTTCGATAAAGCTAACaatgttaataattttgattccTTGTTGAAGTTGAACTCAGGGTCAATGAACGTTAATTTTGTTGATTCTACAATCAATAGATTGGTAAATTACTTTTATAGatttcaattattgaaGAGTGCATTTGCTTCAGCTCGTCAAGTTGCTTACAACCAAACTCCATCAATTGATACTGTcaataaaatgaaattagatGTTGTAATAAAGGGTCcttttatcaatttttcaaatcaatcAATGATATCACAAATTGGTTATGATAATGTAGAATTTTATTCTGGTGATTTCTTTATCAAGAATAATTTCGAAAAATCTAAGAATGAAAAACATATAaacaaaattcaattagGTGTAAGAGATGGTAAAATCAAGACCATGTTTAGCTTAAGAAACTCTGAAATACAAAGATTGGATATTGTGGAAGATTTTGGTATTACTTTTAATGTTGATCATAATACTGAAGGAGATCTATCTTTACCAGAATATAAAGTAGTTGGTACTTTCAATTCCTTTGCATCAACTTTGACTGAACTACAAGTAAAgcatttatataaaatttctgAGATAATAACGAACACATTTGTTATACATAATTCTAGTGGTGTTCAATTGGATGATGACTTACTTTACATGAGTACCTTTAAGAAAGAAGAGCCCGAATCAAcagataaaaataacaaaataacTGAACTTCCAAAATCCGAAGATCAAACCAAAACTagtgaagaagaattaggAAATGGTGTAAAATTAGACTTTGTATTTTCTGCTCCAGAAATTGCTCTGACATTGTACAACGATACCGATAAACAATGCAATGTCTCGGATTGTGGTTTAACAACGATTAAATTCCAAGATATGGGGATTTCATTTATCCTTAAAAATGATGGTTCTGCCAAAGGTGATTCATATATTACAGCATTTACAATCGAAGATATTAGAAAcaataaagataataaacaTGTTGAATTATTACCTAAAAATACTGAAGGAAATTACCAATTTTCTGCCTCGATATCTAGAGATGTCATGAATGAacaaaatatcaatacaATATCACTATCTATAGATAGCCCCAGAATTATATTAGCTATGGATTATTTATATGCATTAAAGCAATTTTATGATAGTTCCTTTGGTGCTTTAATCTCCCCTGCCACTCCAGAACAACTTGCTGATGAAGAGATAAATGCAGGATCATTGACTTCTGATAAAACTAATTCACACTCACAGTACATTATTAATGTAGTTAACGCTGctctaatattattagccGATCCCTCTGATATTGAATCAGAAGCAGTTGTGTTCAATGTTGGCCAAATATTACTTTCTGACCAAAATATTACTTCTGTAATGTTTAACAATGTTGGCATGTTTTTAACCAAAATGGGAGCTAGTGAAAGTAACCGTGTTCGTATGATTGATGATTATTCTGCATCGTTTGTAGTGGATAGACGTGGCTCTACTTTCGATAAATTGATGACGAATATCCAAGCATCTATTCAACCTTTAGTTATGAGAATTTCTTTAAGAGATATTAGAATGGCTATGCTCATTTTTGATAGAGTTGTTTCATTGATTGGATGGAATGATCCTGCTGCTACAGATGCTCATGAAGATTCTCCTCCCCCTGGTGCATTCTCAAaggaatttgaaaaaagattatCGAAGTATATACCTGAATTAGCTAAGCAACCATCTAATGCCTCAATTCActctattgaaaatgaGCAAACTCCTGAAATTACAAGTAATCctgaaattattttacgtaatgaaaaaatggCTGTGGATTTTGGAGGATTACGTTTGATTTTAATTGGTGACGTTCATGAAATGCCTATTTTAGATGTTAATATTACAGAGTTCGAGATGACAGCCAAAGACTGGTCCTCTGAGATGGACCTTTTGGCATCTTTTGAGTCATATGTGAACGTTTTTAACTATTCACGGTCAAGTTGGGAGCCACTAATAGAAACGACTccattttcatttcatcTATCAAAGGGGCTTGAGCAAGAAGCTACTACAATCTTTAATATAGTATCCAATAAAGTTTCAGAAATTACTGTGTCTTCTAGAACCATTGCTATGCTCTCTAAAATTCCTAGCTCTCTAAAAGGTGAAATAGCTTTGAAGCCAAGGGGTGCTGAAAAACCTTACAAGCTAATAAATGATTCTGGTTTAGACTTAGAAGTTTGGATATCTAccaaaaattttgaagaaaggAAAATTTTAACCCAATTACCTTCAGGCTCTACCCTCGATTGGGAATTTGAAGATTGGAGAGCAATAAGAGAGAAACTAGATGTAGacaataatcaaaatatattaggCTTTAGAGTTGCAGGCTCAACATATAAGACAGTTATGAAAGTAAATGCGACTAATGAGGGTGAATTTATGTTTACTTTGAATCCACCTATTAATGATGTTCATAATCGTATTGTTTGTGAATTAGATTTGGGAGATGATTTCATAAAAGTATTAACTTTCAGGTCTACATTACAATTAGAGAATACAACCGAGTCTGATattgaattcaaattagaaaatactGAACTCTATGAAGCAAAAATATCTACAATTAAACCAGGTCAGACACGCTCGATCCCAGTAGAACATGCATATTCTTCTAAATTATGGTTTAGACCCTGCGATGAAAGTTATTCTTGGTCATCTGAGCCCTTAGAATGGAAGAAACTATTAACCAAACCTGTTGTTGTCAGCTGTAATTCTAACTATACAGACGGACCAAAGTTCTACATCGAAGTAAGCGGtaaatatgataaaaaagaaCCTCTTGCCAAAATATTTCCTCATATGAAACTCACTCTTTCTCCACCTATTacattagaaaatttattacctTGTGATATCGGATTTTCCTTATTTGATAAGAGAGATGAGAGAAAAACATATAAAGTGTTAAATAAAAGTCAAAAATTCACCATCCACGATGTTTCACTTGATAACTATTTACTTCTATCGGTACAACCACTTATAGAAGATTCAACCGTATCCAAGCCAGTTATAATTCACACTCCTAATTTAAGTGCTTTAAGAGAAGAGACAAATGTCAAAATGAAACTTCAAAGCGGCCAAAAACTGCGTTTATCAATTCACTATCAATCCTCAGAAGGGGAAAGAGCTAAATTAATAAGATTGTATTCAccatatattattttgaatgaGACGAATAGggatttatttattcaaagtGATTACGGCAACATTGCTCAATCGACTGTCCTTTACGAGAACAATACAGAATTCACGCTTCCCAAGATGTTGTCATTCGATAGGAATGATGCTGAAAATAATCGAGCTACcgtaaaatttaaagattctCAATGGAGTGCACCTTTATCATTCGATGCAATTGGCCAATCGTTTGACACAGAGGTAAAAATTCCCAACAAAGAATTAGAGTCTAATTTGGGAATTACAATTACAGAAGGTAAAGGTAAACATATATTAAGTAAAATTGTTAGAATTACCCCCAGATACATTATTCATAATGACTTAGATGAAGTATTTGAAATCTGTGAGCCAGGATCAACAAATATCATCCAAGTCCAGCCTCAAACTTCTCTTCCACTTTTTAGGAtgagaaatattattgcaAAACAGTTACAACTTAAATTCTTGGGATTAAGAACTGATTGGTCTGCTcctttcttcattaatgaTATTGGCCTcacatatataaaaattctaaagGAGGACTCCACACATAAACTGCTAAAGATCGACATAGTGCTAGACAATGCATCATTGTTTATTAGGGTAAGGGATGCAGAAGATCAATGGCCATATTCAATCCGTAACTTTAGTAACCATGAGTTTATCTTTTATCAAAGAGATCCAAGAATAACTGATGATTTATATGATGTGAATGCCATAGAGGATATGCCAGAAAGTGATTATAAACCACTGTGTTACCGCGTACCTCCAAGAAGTGTAATGGCTTATGCATGGGATTACCCTGCTGCAAgacaaaagaaattaatctTGCGTGCTAAAGGAAGAAGCAGGGAAATTCAAATGGCTGAACTTGGTAACCTAAAGCCAATGCGTCTGCCAGGTGATACTCAAATGGATCCACCATCAATTGTTGACATTAATGTTGTAGCTGATGGGCCTGTTCAAGCATTGGTTATTAGTAgatataatgaaaaatcaaGTCTTTATAAACTAAAATCTGCTGGATCAATAGGAACTAGTTCTTCCTTATCTGTTAATGCGTCAGGCGATGGATTTGAAGCAGAAGATTTGTACTCAAAGTCTTTGAAAAGGTTAGTTATATCATTCGATGGTATCGGTATGTCAttcattaatgaaaaaCTACAAGAACTATTTTACGTTAATATGAGAGGAATTGAATTAAGATTCAATGACTCGGATCTTTATGAAACGTTTAGTTGGAAAATGAAATGGCTTCAAATTGACAACCAAATGTTCAATGCTTCACAACAGAACATTCTATATCCAACTGCAGTTCCAAATACTACAAATGAGTTGGAGAATCATCCAATTCTATCAGGTTCTATTTCAAGAGTAAAGGATGATTCCCAAGGTgtgaaatattataaacATATGACTGTGTTACTGCAAGAGTTATCTATTAAGCTTGATGAAGACTTCCTATTTGCATTATTAGATTTCTCTAAATTCCCTGGCGCCATTTGGAATAAAGCTCCTGAACAAGAAAACTTTGATAAACGTATTGTTTTACCAGAAGTCGAAGACGTGAAATTCTCAGAcgatatttattttgaaaatttccaCATCCAACCAACTATGTTACATTTATCCTTTCAAAGATCCGATAACTTGGATACAACTGAAGAGGAAGATAATAAACTAGCCGTAACTAGCCAGAACAATCTGCTATATTTGGCTAATATTTTGACTATGACAATTGGTAATGTCAATGATGCACCaattaaattgaattctttatatattgGTAATGTTAGGACACCTGCCCTATCCTTATTGACATCTATTAAAACTCATTATGGTCAACAATTCTTTTTCCAATTACATAAAATCTTAGGTTCTGCTGATTTCTTAGGTAATCCAGTTGGTTTGTTCAACACTATCAGTTCAGGTGTCTGGGATATGTTTTATGAACCATACAAAGGATATATGATGAATGATAGACCTCAGGAAATCGGTTTACATTTGGCTAAGGGAGGTTTGAGTTTTGCTAAGAAGACTGTATTTGGTTTCTCAGATAGTATGTCTAAAGTTACCGGATCTATGGCTAAAGGTTTAGCATATACACAAGATACTGAATTTCAAAGATATAGAAAATTGCATCAAAGAATGTCAGCTAATAATGGTAACGTATTGGCTAATTCTGCTCAATCATTTGCTACTACTTTAGCTAGTGGATTTGCTGGTATTGCCATGGATCCAATTAATGGTGCCCAAAAAGAAGGTGCAGGTGGTTTTGTAAAGGGGATTGGCAAGGGTATTATGGGTTTACCAACCAAAACTGCCATCGGTTTTCTGGACTTAGCTAGTAATTTAAGTCAAGGTGTTAAAAGCTCAACTACAGCGTTAGATATGCCACCTGCTGCTAGATACAGATTGACAAGATATATTGGGCATGACAGACTAATTAAACCTTACAGCGTGAAAGATGCACAAGGCCAATATTGGTTGAAAGCTGCTAATGGTGGTTTATACATTAGTGATCGTTATCTTTCCCATGTTGTGTTGCCTGGTGGTGAATTAGTTGTAATTGTTTCAATGGAACACATTATTGAGGTAAAAATTGCAACCGAGGAAATTATGTGGAATACTCCATATTCTGACATTCAAGGTATTGTTCTAGAGAAAGGAGGTATCTAtatcaaattaaaatctCAAGCTGAATACTTTATCCCAATTGCTGATTCTTCAGAAAGAAAATCTGTTTACAGACAAATCGCAGTGGCAGTAACAGAGTACAATAAATACTGTGAAGCTGTTTTATAGGCCTATTTGGcacttctttttctttttctatttttatgtAAATTAATATCTCATTATAACCGCTAAGCaattttcttgaaattCTCATTAATGTATGTTTTCGGATAACTTTTTTCTTCTGATGCAAATTAGCAGCAGCTCCCCGAAAAGTTTCGGCCAACAAAATGGAAATTCATAATAGCTATTTATTACCAACAGCATCATTTTATAAACTGCCTTATTAAATAGGAAACTAAAACGGAACCTACCTATATTagatttttattcttttccttttttttttcaaaaaaaattactcACATAAAAACCTACTACTGTATATAAAGATTGTAgcaataaatattcaaatatgtCGGAATCGGGAGCATCATTTGTTACAGTCAGAAGCAAAGCAATTGCATTGGAAACCAAAGCACAAGGGCTACttacaaaatattcaacCTTTGCACAAACCACGAGCTCTGAAGCATCAGGTGAAGAGACTAAATTAAGTaatcaattagaaaaaagtTTACAAGAAAGACAAGATATTGTCGAATTATTACAAGATATTTGTGATAAAAACACCAACATATCAGCATCTAAACTATCACAATTACAACGTCATAAAGAAGTTTTACAAGATCATTGGAAGAGTTTCCGTAATATTAGATCTTCCATTCAACAAGAACGTAATAGATTAAACCTTTTGTTCAGTGTGAAAAACGATATTGCTCAGCAAAGACAACGCGACTCAGAACTGGATACAGATCAATGTATTCAAAATGAGTCTAGAAGGATTGACGAGTCTCATAATACAGTCGATCATTTAATCTCTCAGGCTTGGGAAACAAGAGATCAGTTCCGTGCTCAAAGTAATATATTACATAGCGCAAATAATAGAATGCTACAAACTTTACAAAGAATTCCAGGCATTAATAGAttaattggaaatattGGTACTAGAAGAAGGAAAAATGCATTAATATTAGCTAGTGTATTAACATTAtgctttttatttttgtttttcacATGGTAAGCTGAtatgatataataatacattttcgaaattatattgttacgaaatttttgtaatttaattatttaaaaactaGGTATATACAATGTAGAATAATAaactatattattatcaaataagaCGCATCAATACTTCCATGTCTGAAAAAATCTTAGGAAGGTAACACTTCGTTCTTCCAATACCTGCACATACCGGAGTTTAGTTCTTGATCTGCTTTGTATTAAAAGGATCAGCtgatataatttcttttttgaaagaaaaattttaaagaataattatttaaacgataattctaatattttctgcttatatcattttaattttttagcaAGAATATAGTTCGGCGGCTAAATCATAGACGGGGAAACTCCAAATtaggtaaaaaaatacacaGAGGAAAAAGGAACATACAGACAAACTGAATAGgaattttgttattttgtGGCAACTTTTCTCTGAGAAATATGaaaagggaaaaaaaagggaACGAAAAAGCAGTAGTTTAAAATGTATGCGAAGCCCTATGATATGAGGTATATAAGTAGCAAAGATTTGCAGCAGGTTTCGTTAAGTTTCAAGATCTTTCCTTCTACTTTTTATATAGGTGATTTACTACCTAAAGATTtcctttaattaaaaaggGAATAGCGTACCGACATACAC contains the following coding sequences:
- the TBLA0G00680 gene encoding uncharacterized protein (similar to Saccharomyces cerevisiae VPS13 (YLL040C); ancestral locus Anc_4.14) gives rise to the protein MLESLAATLLNKLLGAYVENFDPNQLNVGIWSGDVTLKNLKLKKDCLDNLNLPIDVKFGILGSLILNVPWSSLKNKPVKVTIEECYMLCSPRNITDFNSEEDILRELNLKLKKLAEWELLGDSRPNSSSSTTTTTTSSSDLEDRKSESFMQSLLTKIVDNLQITIKKIHIRYEDQHSIFSEKPCSLGLTLNELSAVSTDKNWKPSFISITQEITNKLLTLDSLCFYWNTDCHSIDTHDLHNIETSKLLLNFQNSIASNNKSISNYQYILKPVSGTGRLRVNKSGTTETQPHIEVRMLYDEFGIELDDTEYEDFLHTISTLQLFNKAKKFSKFRPTSSLKDDSKGWFQYAANCVLYEIKEKNDMWTWEKIEKRCNERRQYIDLWIKKLKQSNIEDPLPDPRDNNNLQELHKILQFEDIVLFRTLAKKKYAQIRLDSQDNLQTESIVEEKKQNSSWLGSWFGGAKASQSTNNDLVLSEEQRQELYDAIEFSDSEPLLDQIQIPKNRTKLKITSFLKKGSFSIKKKSQDNCLGEMIFENCEVEFLQRPDSYVGSFELDKFRVEDGSPNTLYKHIISIKDFNAYNTTTPTTTTTDESNTNQGIMENIDEGIDSDITEPLFKVLYESNPLDESASSKMDLKLRGMSIFYHVHFITEVMKFFSPQKQHIETVGAIINAAEATMEGWTTQSRMGIEALLEEHKTTNINFDLQAPLIILPVDPHKWDTPCVIIDAGHIKITSDLVSKEKLQLMKDMDTEEYDKLDSSEIDRLMFDRYQLYSQDTQILVGPDVCSTLESLNGSNNGISLNILEKMQLDLTVDSCILPKAYNLPKIKTFGRLPNLNILLNDYQYKIIMELIDKSMPSFLELDNENEFANNKPSTDLDNAIKKEQIQLRETLKALENMTEAQIEQPNFELHLDVGQCLITFFKCIENETMKSEKMVDLLGGNFSFNWIKKIKGWDIDLSVHSLDVLDYIEKSGIEELKYLVSSGSSSSSSVSDLFILNYKRRQRIIPHDDTLIGIFDQDLKMNMEQLKLVLTPRSILTLMNYAITTFTDPTATELPADALRHNKEGSDDAPQKLNWEIIMAGITLVFNDDSTKISTLILSAGEYKLYMLPEKMKLNLKVGGLELTDDLPNDHRRNFSSDKLISMSDQDLIEFSYEVFDKANNVNNFDSLLKLNSGSMNVNFVDSTINRLVNYFYRFQLLKSAFASARQVAYNQTPSIDTVNKMKLDVVIKGPFINFSNQSMISQIGYDNVEFYSGDFFIKNNFEKSKNEKHINKIQLGVRDGKIKTMFSLRNSEIQRLDIVEDFGITFNVDHNTEGDLSLPEYKVVGTFNSFASTLTELQVKHLYKISEIITNTFVIHNSSGVQLDDDLLYMSTFKKEEPESTDKNNKITELPKSEDQTKTSEEELGNGVKLDFVFSAPEIALTLYNDTDKQCNVSDCGLTTIKFQDMGISFILKNDGSAKGDSYITAFTIEDIRNNKDNKHVELLPKNTEGNYQFSASISRDVMNEQNINTISLSIDSPRIILAMDYLYALKQFYDSSFGALISPATPEQLADEEINAGSLTSDKTNSHSQYIINVVNAALILLADPSDIESEAVVFNVGQILLSDQNITSVMFNNVGMFLTKMGASESNRVRMIDDYSASFVVDRRGSTFDKLMTNIQASIQPLVMRISLRDIRMAMLIFDRVVSLIGWNDPAATDAHEDSPPPGAFSKEFEKRLSKYIPELAKQPSNASIHSIENEQTPEITSNPEIILRNEKMAVDFGGLRLILIGDVHEMPILDVNITEFEMTAKDWSSEMDLLASFESYVNVFNYSRSSWEPLIETTPFSFHLSKGLEQEATTIFNIVSNKVSEITVSSRTIAMLSKIPSSLKGEIALKPRGAEKPYKLINDSGLDLEVWISTKNFEERKILTQLPSGSTLDWEFEDWRAIREKLDVDNNQNILGFRVAGSTYKTVMKVNATNEGEFMFTLNPPINDVHNRIVCELDLGDDFIKVLTFRSTLQLENTTESDIEFKLENTELYEAKISTIKPGQTRSIPVEHAYSSKLWFRPCDESYSWSSEPLEWKKLLTKPVVVSCNSNYTDGPKFYIEVSGKYDKKEPLAKIFPHMKLTLSPPITLENLLPCDIGFSLFDKRDERKTYKVLNKSQKFTIHDVSLDNYLLLSVQPLIEDSTVSKPVIIHTPNLSALREETNVKMKLQSGQKLRLSIHYQSSEGERAKLIRLYSPYIILNETNRDLFIQSDYGNIAQSTVLYENNTEFTLPKMLSFDRNDAENNRATVKFKDSQWSAPLSFDAIGQSFDTEVKIPNKELESNLGITITEGKGKHILSKIVRITPRYIIHNDLDEVFEICEPGSTNIIQVQPQTSLPLFRMRNIIAKQLQLKFLGLRTDWSAPFFINDIGLTYIKILKEDSTHKLLKIDIVLDNASLFIRVRDAEDQWPYSIRNFSNHEFIFYQRDPRITDDLYDVNAIEDMPESDYKPLCYRVPPRSVMAYAWDYPAARQKKLILRAKGRSREIQMAELGNLKPMRLPGDTQMDPPSIVDINVVADGPVQALVISRYNEKSSLYKLKSAGSIGTSSSLSVNASGDGFEAEDLYSKSLKRLVISFDGIGMSFINEKLQELFYVNMRGIELRFNDSDLYETFSWKMKWLQIDNQMFNASQQNILYPTAVPNTTNELENHPILSGSISRVKDDSQGVKYYKHMTVLLQELSIKLDEDFLFALLDFSKFPGAIWNKAPEQENFDKRIVLPEVEDVKFSDDIYFENFHIQPTMLHLSFQRSDNLDTTEEEDNKLAVTSQNNLLYLANILTMTIGNVNDAPIKLNSLYIGNVRTPALSLLTSIKTHYGQQFFFQLHKILGSADFLGNPVGLFNTISSGVWDMFYEPYKGYMMNDRPQEIGLHLAKGGLSFAKKTVFGFSDSMSKVTGSMAKGLAYTQDTEFQRYRKLHQRMSANNGNVLANSAQSFATTLASGFAGIAMDPINGAQKEGAGGFVKGIGKGIMGLPTKTAIGFLDLASNLSQGVKSSTTALDMPPAARYRLTRYIGHDRLIKPYSVKDAQGQYWLKAANGGLYISDRYLSHVVLPGGELVVIVSMEHIIEVKIATEEIMWNTPYSDIQGIVLEKGGIYIKLKSQAEYFIPIADSSERKSVYRQIAVAVTEYNKYCEAVL
- the GOS1 gene encoding Gos1p (similar to Saccharomyces cerevisiae GOS1 (YHL031C); ancestral locus Anc_4.11), which codes for MSESGASFVTVRSKAIALETKAQGLLTKYSTFAQTTSSEASGEETKLSNQLEKSLQERQDIVELLQDICDKNTNISASKLSQLQRHKEVLQDHWKSFRNIRSSIQQERNRLNLLFSVKNDIAQQRQRDSELDTDQCIQNESRRIDESHNTVDHLISQAWETRDQFRAQSNILHSANNRMLQTLQRIPGINRLIGNIGTRRRKNALILASVLTLCFLFLFFTW